TAGCGACGGAGAGCCAGTCAGCATCGAAGACAGTGTCGGCCGCTATGTGGTGCTAAAACGAAAGCAAAACGACACCACACAAGATTTGATAGTCTATAAAGACAAATCAGAGACTACCGTGCTCAAGCACATTCGCTACCACTTTGAACGAAAGCTAGCATTGAACGGTTACTTTCAGCTCGTTCGAGTAGAAGTCCTGCCGACAGCAGGGAGTGGGAGCGGTTCTTATACAGTAGCAAATTATTCCTATCATAATCCTACTACCAAGGGTATTGCTTATTTCAATTTGAACAAGGAATACACACTGGACAAGCTCCCTACCGATCAAAGCCTTCAAGATTCAGCAAAGTATTGGGAATCGGATACAAAGAAGCGTAAGGAAATCGATTACTTGCTCATGCAAGAAGTTTCCTATCCGCTGCAAGGATTAAAAATCAACTACGAATATCGTCCCTATCAACTAGGTCAAACGACGTTTAATGACGGTCTCGTACGGATTTTTCAAGACAAGTATGCACTAAGCTATGTAGCCTATCATCCTGTTAATAAAGTATCGTACAGCTATACGCAGAAAACGCCAAAAGGAACCAATACGTATAAGCTCGAAAAGAACTATGCCAATAACGACAACCTCCACGAGATATGGAAGGTACCAAAGGAACAACTGCCCAGATTGAAGAATTTTGCGGAACGTCATGGGGATACCATCCAGGTCACCGAATCTGAGGCTTCCCGTTACACGAAGAATTCCATTTACAAGGTCAATCAAGACGGAAATACGTTGCTGCGAAGCGAGAAGACAACAGGCGTGAGCAAAGGCGGAACAAATGTATCTGGCGCGAAGTATCGGGTCGAGTACAATCCAACTACGTACACAACCTATGCCTATTCCGGCCGGAATACAAAGCCGACGTATCAATACGTTTTCCTGGAACCGACATCGGCAGTGAGCGATCTGGATGTTTACAATTCCTACTTGAAAGACCCGAACCTATCCAATCGATCACGGTATGCGGCCAAGATCAACAATTACGCACAAGAGACGTATTTGGAATATAACGATTACGGACAGCTAACCAAGCAGATTGCACCGGACGGGATTGTAAGTACATGGACATATGATGCAGAAGGGGTAAATCCATGGGGCTTCCGTACCTTCTCCGTATTGAAGGCAGCCAGAACGCAATCAACCTCCGCCTCGGGCGATCCGTATTATTCGAATACGACATTCGAGTACAACAATCAATATTTGCTCCGGAAGGAAACGGAGATCAACTCGTTCCCTGCCAATTTGATCAATAATCACAAGAGCCAATCGGTTGAACGGACATATGAGTACACCAATAACCAGCTCTACTCGATTACGGAAAACTTTGGCGCAGGAAAGACAAGGACGCAGACCTTTACCGCTTATGATCAATATGGCGTTCAGCCAACACAAATCGCACTCGCAGGTGTTGAGCTGGAAAGCGGCAAATCGGATGTATTGAATTTTTCCTACGACATCGATGACAAAGGCCAAATCAAAAGCCAGACCTATCCGAACGGAAGCAAAGCTACATACGATTACGATGAGTTAGGCCGACCGTTATCGGAGACTTTTCACAATCAAGGCGCAAAACGAACCATAACGTATGTGTATCGGGACGGCGAAGCTTCTGGATCGAGTTCAGAAGGACCGGGCATCGTGGAGAAAATTGCCCCGGATCAATCGAAGCTGATCACTTACTACACCCCGTATGGAGATACCGCCTATCAAGAGCAGGTGGGCACGACAGGTGCGAAGCGTCCATTGGTAGAAAACGAGTTTACGCCAGATGGCATGGAGATTAGTCGCACGGTTCCTTACGGGAAGCAGGAGCAAAGCACCTCGTACCTGTATGACTGGGACGGTTTTGTGTACCAAACGATGAATTCCTTAGGAACCACTAAGAACCATCGAAACAATGCCTACTCGGATAAAACAAGATACTTACCTCGTCTGACGGAACAAACGCTCTCTCCGAATGGCTATATCGCGACCACCTACCGTGATTTGTATGGAAAAGTGGAGAGCACGGAGGAGACGACGCAAAGCGGCAGTCATCATCGCGTGACGAACTACCAGACGGATCGATTCGGGAAAGTAACTAATAAAGAAATCTCAGACGGAAAAACTTCCCAAGCGTGGAGTATGCGCTTCGACCATAACGACAACCTGGTGTATTTGCAGGACCCTGAAAATAACGTAAATGTATACGGGTACGATGGGCTAGGCAATCTCACCAGTGTATTGGAGAATGGCACGACTACGGCAGAGTATACCTACAATAGTTTGTCGTGGAAGCTCTCGGAGAAGAATCCAGAGACAAGAGCGGAGACGTACACCTACGACAAAAGCGGTCTTGTGAAGAGTTACAAGGATAAAAACGGTGTCACATTCAACTACGACTACACGCCTTTCCATGAGTTAAAGAAAGTTTCTTCCGGCGCTTCTTTCTATGAAGACCGCGTGTATGATCCACAGTCTGGTCTGCTTTTGAGCGAAAATAATCACACAGGAAACTCTATTAGCTATGGCTATGATGGGTTCCATCGAAAGAATCGCCAAACGATGATGGGCAAGGACTACCAGCTTCTGTATTCTGATAACGACGATACGATAGATACACTCGTATACCCTGCAAGAAGTGCGGTATCTGGTTCTGCCCCATCTCTAAGTGTCGGATACACCTATGACAACGCAAACCGATTAAATTCGGTGGCGATCCCGGGAGTGGGAACGACCACATACACGTACGATATCAGCAACACAGGAGAAACCAATGCAGTATCGTATCCGGGACAACCGAAAGCGATGCAGCAGTCGGTCAGCTCATTTGGTGAAAAAACAGCCTTGAATCACGCAGACGGCTGGAACGAGACAAATGGCTACGATCTGTTTGGCAATATCACTAGTCAAAAGCGCTCCGGTACGAATTATGGATTGTTTGTGTACGACAAGCTTTCCCGGATCAAGGAAGAATCGGTCGAAGGAAACGTCAAGCAATACGCTTATGACAAACGCGGCAACCGCCAAGTGTATGCAAATGCCCCGGTAGATATCCTGCGCTCCTATGAAATGAAGCACGATTTGTTTAATCGTTTGCAGGAGTACAAGGACGAGAAGGGGACGACAACGTACACGTATTATCCAGGTGGATTGCGTGCGACGAAGCAACAGACTGGCAGCGTGACGGATACGACTCACTACGTCTATTTGGATGGGCAAGTGATTGAAGAGCTGACGCAGGATGGCAGGGTCAAGGCGAGGAATGTGTTTGGTAACCAGTTGATCTGGCGAAAAGACTATGCGTCGAATCTTGAAGGTAATTACTATTACAATAGCCATGGTGATGTTGTCAAAATCAAGGCTCCCAATGGGAATGTTCTAAATACGTACGACTACGACATCTGGGGCAATTTGATTGCGGATAAGGTCAAAGAAACGATTTCCAACCCGTTTATGTATGCGGGGGAGATGTTTGACAAAGAGAGCGGGTTTTACTACCTGCGTGCTCGGTATTATGATCCGAAGATAGGGCGGTTTATCTCGGAGGATACGTATAAGGGGCAAGTGGATAATCCGTTGAGCTTGAATAGGTATACGTATGTAAGTAATAATCCATTGCGGTTTGTCGATCCTAGCGGACACTATCAATGCGAAGGTGCGATTTCTAGTTGTAATAAAGAAATATCAGGGAATAAATATTACAAAGATCTACGTGATTTAAGCCCTGAAGAACAAGTTCAGATTCTTGAAGATCCGAGGTACTCAGAGTTTGATAAAGCGAGGGTATCTTTGTTGATGATGGGTAGATCTATTGGTTTGACGTCGCTTTCAGGAGTTTCTAATACTACGAAAGTAGTGAGCACGTCTACTACACTAAAATCCACCTATACACCTACTTATAAAGTGAATTTGCAGTACTTCGCTGGAAAAAGAAGTAAGTGGTGGCATCCAGAATATATTGATAATCTATCTTCAACTGATATTTTATTTGGCGTTAAAAAATCTCGTAAAGGCTTATCAACATTGGGAAGTGCCAAAAGAGCGGACGCTTGGGTTGCTGGAAGAGGTTGGGTAGGTGTTGACGCTAAGGAGATCGTAGATAATGGAGTGTTAATAGGATACAGCAGTAATGACGGTTTGAGAGCATTTAGATTACAATATAAAAAAGGAGATCAAATGTGGCGAGCGAATTTTCAACTAAATACAAATAAAATAGGAAGCACATCTAAAAAGGCTGAAGTATTTAATGTTCACATTGATATATTAGACTAGGAGGGCTGTGGATGCTTGTAGTTAAATCATTGATACAATCTTATGAAGATTGGGGTACTGACATAGATGATTTTTATATATCTTTTGAAGTTGATATAGGTTGTAAAGATATCATTGGATCAGCCGATATGTTTACTTTTGAGGTGGTGAGTCCAAAAAGATTAAGTAAAATTGTGTCAGATAGTAATATTGAGATTGGTAGAGGCTATCTAATTATGAATGACTTTAATATTAACCAAGTACAGCAGGTTGTGAATAATATCGTAAAAAAGTGTCAAAATGAAGATTATAATTTGGCGATGAAGGATATTTCAAAATATTTTAGATGGCAGATGGATAATTAATTGTAACAGAGACTTTTGTTAGCAACTAAAATCCCCAAGTGAGTAACCAAAACTCGTTTGGGGCTTCTTTAATTTATCCCTGAAAGAAGTAAAAAACTCTTGATTTAAAATGCAAATTTATAGTAATATCAATTCAAGGAAGTCGAACTATAAATTTATAGTATTCCTGCTTCATCAAGAAAGGTGTGTAACCATGTTTAACCCCGAAATAAAAACTACCTTTCTTCAAGGATATAAAGAAAATACCCAAAAAGCTTATTCAAGAGTCTTCAACCTAACAATGAAGTTCGAAGTGGAAAAGGATAAGGATTTGCTCCACTTTACACTGGATGAGATTGAAACTGCCCTGCACAGCTTCCATGCTTCTACAGGAGATTCTCTCAATACGGCTGGGAGAACGATATCTGCTTACTTGAATTGGGCAAGGGCAGAGGGGCTTAGAGAGGACATCAATCCACTGGAGTTCGTTTCAAAAGAATGGTTTAAGAACATGGTAGGTAACACCCACCAACAATTTATTACGAAGCAAGAAATCGATGCAATCATTGACCAATGTAATAACGATCAGGATTCAGTGATTCTCTCCCTGTTATTCGAAGGTGCGGGTGGTAGAGAGGTAAGTGAACTACGCAATCTAAAACGTGATCAAGTCAATGATGAGAAACGAACATTGATATTGATTAACGATAAAGAAGAAACAAGAGAAATTCAAATATCCGAGCAGTGTCTGAAATTAATAAATGGCGCAATCAAGCAAAAGGATTATCTCAAAGGTAATGGGGAGATGAGACGAGATCATCTCAAAGAAACAAGTGAATTAATTGAAACAGGCTATGTAATCAGACCAGCCAAGACAAGAAATGTTCATATGGAACAAGTCAGTCCTCATCTGATTTATGGGAGATTACATGCATTAGAAGAATACTTTGGTTTTGATAATCTACGAGTGAAAACGATTCAACGCAGCGGGATGATCTGGATGGGAAAACAACTGTTAGAACGTGATGGCGAACTCGGAAAAGAGCAGTATTATGAGATATGCCAACAGTTCGGCATTAGCCAAGTCATGAATGGAAACAAGCTAGAGTATATGTGGTGGGGATTAAAAGACTTCGTAAATCCAGACATGATTGCTGTATTGTACAAGTAACGCACCTAGAGGATGTAATTCCTCTGGGAAAACAAGATAAAACTAAAAATTTATTGTAAATAGATAAAGGAAGGTGATCGAACGTATGAGTTGCTATCTTTTGTTATAACATGCCAAATCATATTCAATATATTAAAATTTATAGTGAAAAGGAGAGAATACTATTGTTTGATTCCATCAAAATGAAAGTAAGTTCCGTATTTATTCAACCTGAAATATTACGACAATATAACTTTGCATCTTTAATCAGAAAACAGGTGTTATGACCACATTCCAAATGCAAGACGAGATCATTCCATATATCAAATATCAGGAAGCAAGCGGCACTTTAACTATTCAAGTTTCGATTCCCAAGATGCTTTATGGAAATAATGTCAAAGCAATCGAACAATCAGATATTCCCATTTTCTTTCAGCGTGTACAAGAACGATTACAGCAATTATTCGGCATCCACATTTCCACGAACCCCTGTTGGAAGCATACAAGATCAATCATGTAGAACAAGACTGTCTCACAAGTAAAGAATTCCACTACAAGAGACAGTCCTATTTTTTATACAACCAAGAATTACCGTTCTAAACCTAAATGAATCAAAGGAAACGACCTCCCCGAACCATCCAGCTCAGACCGTCCTGTCTGCACAAACCCATACCTTCTGTAGAAAGCATAAGCCCCTTCGTTTTGCTCGTTGACATCTACTTTGAGATTCGGACCATACTTACGCTCTGCATGTTCAAGTAATCTGCGCCCAATCCCTTTCCCGTGGTATTCTGGATCAACGAACAGCATTTCAATTTTCGCTCCATCAAGGCCAATGAAGCCTACAGGCTCTTTCTTCTCGTTAATTTCCATCCATACCTCAACAGCAGATAGTGCTTCATTTTTTACCATGTTTTTATAAAACGCAATATCTTCTTTCGCCAAAAAATGGTGCGTACGGCAAACGGCACGATACCAAATATCTACCAATTGATCACGATAGCTGGCTTCATAAACAACAGTTTTGGTATTCATCATGAAACCTCCCGATTCAAACTAACAAATAAGAAAAGAGCGCTCTTGAGAGCTTATTATATAGAGTCGCTAAAAACTTTCCTATCCGGTTCACAGCTTTTCTATCCTCCCAGAATAATCTGACGATTGATCGGCGAGAAGGGGAGGGGAACCCAACCCTACCTGGCCTCAATCCCCCCAGGCACTTCCAAATACCCTCTCTTCTCCACAAACAATGGCTCTACAACCCCAAACTCATTCTGCAATTGCTTCATTTTCTCTTGAGCCTCGGCTTCCGTCCGATAATACCCGGCCTCGACAAAATATCCACCTTGCTTGTCCTTCAAAACCCGCATATTGTCCGCGACCAATAGAGCCTCCTCCATAGCCCCGAGCGCCTCTCCATACGGCACGGAAGCAGTGCGCACCGAGTACACAGGCTGCTGCTCTTCTGGCGTTACTTCGTTTGGAGAAATCGTAATAACAACTTGCGCTGGCTGCTTATATTCCTTCACCTTATAAGCAATCGCTTCCTTAAAGGTCACATTAAACCGCACGAGAGAATCGTCCAACGAAATGATCTCGTAAGCATCTTCAATGTACGGACTTTGCTTCAAAGTCTCGAAATCTTTAACAGCCGAAAATTTTCTCGCGCCACCAACAGCAAACGTCATCGTATTCGGATATTCCGTAAAACTCACGTGGAACGAGCTGACGTTCTGCTGTACCTCATTATCCTGGGTAAAGTTTATGATGATGTTTTCCCGGTCTCCTTGCTTCTGTACCGTAATGAAGCTAACATCTACGGCATCTTGCGGAGTACCACCGCCTGCACTGCCTTTATTGAATTGCAATATTTTCACTAGCTTGCCCAGACCAGGCACGTTTTCCAAAGCACTCGCAAAGGCGGGGATTGTGTTCACGCTGACCGTGAAAAGAACAAAGACAGCGGCCGCGCTAACACCAGCGTGCTTTAACCAACGCGTTCTTGCTTGCGCACGCTTGCGATGAAGCTTTCCACGTCCGATGGCTTGCTCGGTGACTGCCGCCAACTCTTCGGGAATTTCAATATCGTGATAGGCTTGTTTGTAATCGTCCAGTTTGTTATCCAAGAGATTCACGCTCCCCAATGTTCACTTTCAATTTCTCCAGTCCGCGGTAAATGATCGACTTCACGGAGCTGAGGGGTATGTCTAGCACATCGGCAATGTCCTTGATGGGCATGTCTTCGAAATACCTCAGCATAATGACCGTTCTGGATTTTTCATCGAGTTGGCCCAAGGCATCTTGCAAGTCGATGGCATCTTCCCGTGGTTTTTGCTCGTAGCTGCCTTCATGCTCTTTATCCATATAAACGACTTTTTTTGCTTTGCGTATGTGATCCAAGGCGCAGTTGACGGCGATTTTGGTCAGCCATGTTTGAAAATATTGCGGCTGCTTCAATTTGTGTATGGAGATAAAGGCGCGATAGACAGTCTCCTGCACGATTTCCAACGCGTCTTCCTTGTTTCGTACATAAGTAAAAGCCATGCGATATATTTTTTCTCTATTCTCTTGGATCAGAAGCGTAAAGCTGTCTTCATCACCGGAAATGGCTCTTTGTGCCAGTTCAGTTTGATTCACGATGCTGCACACCCTCCTTGCTGAATACGTTAGGTTCTTCCTTTCCTCACCTAAATAATCCAGCAGCGCGAGACACACTGCGGGAGCGTAAATCCTTCTTATCCTTACTTTAATGGGAATACCATTTTATTTTTCGTTTCGCCGCTTTCTTGATCGATTTCAAACAGCTCGAGGGTGCTTGTGTTATTTTTAGACAGATTGCTCAGCGGAATGACAATCTCCTGAGAGAATTCACCCCATTCCGGGCCGCCTTTCGATGCTGTTCCAAAGCCTTTGGCAACGACTTGTTCGTCTTGCTTCACGGCATATTGATAGGTACCTTCGAAAACGCTAGCTTCG
This genomic stretch from Brevibacillus brevis harbors:
- a CDS encoding RHS repeat-associated core domain-containing protein, yielding MSTLANEPSIQELSNTQSIESSTPNETIDEIQNSIAEQNLNPLPEKREAKNPASYNAADIASLTWTQLDANTAIEIHQTFDRTLLKYAAYFYPDLLQLLSTEEHSEVNAFSSDQLISQFDHLSQENKALLNRLTPLVASKVNELKSLEETLDIQAVNTTPPEVLYTEKDQEFRFARSKTEQSVDDVYRSANLVEQDLYLPGKHGLDLDIKRRYHSLSSKISVPSWDDDLDKNEALKANEKFATGWDFNMPRLDIVTREQAATVRDDPYNPGQQIYSTKVDKSPTANRYYISLEDGTSLEYRFNKFVNYPYKDIMFITDDVNRKYTLHYRNLKYEFDVKLGTVVKSNIYGDTIKYNLNSDGEPVSIEDSVGRYVVLKRKQNDTTQDLIVYKDKSETTVLKHIRYHFERKLALNGYFQLVRVEVLPTAGSGSGSYTVANYSYHNPTTKGIAYFNLNKEYTLDKLPTDQSLQDSAKYWESDTKKRKEIDYLLMQEVSYPLQGLKINYEYRPYQLGQTTFNDGLVRIFQDKYALSYVAYHPVNKVSYSYTQKTPKGTNTYKLEKNYANNDNLHEIWKVPKEQLPRLKNFAERHGDTIQVTESEASRYTKNSIYKVNQDGNTLLRSEKTTGVSKGGTNVSGAKYRVEYNPTTYTTYAYSGRNTKPTYQYVFLEPTSAVSDLDVYNSYLKDPNLSNRSRYAAKINNYAQETYLEYNDYGQLTKQIAPDGIVSTWTYDAEGVNPWGFRTFSVLKAARTQSTSASGDPYYSNTTFEYNNQYLLRKETEINSFPANLINNHKSQSVERTYEYTNNQLYSITENFGAGKTRTQTFTAYDQYGVQPTQIALAGVELESGKSDVLNFSYDIDDKGQIKSQTYPNGSKATYDYDELGRPLSETFHNQGAKRTITYVYRDGEASGSSSEGPGIVEKIAPDQSKLITYYTPYGDTAYQEQVGTTGAKRPLVENEFTPDGMEISRTVPYGKQEQSTSYLYDWDGFVYQTMNSLGTTKNHRNNAYSDKTRYLPRLTEQTLSPNGYIATTYRDLYGKVESTEETTQSGSHHRVTNYQTDRFGKVTNKEISDGKTSQAWSMRFDHNDNLVYLQDPENNVNVYGYDGLGNLTSVLENGTTTAEYTYNSLSWKLSEKNPETRAETYTYDKSGLVKSYKDKNGVTFNYDYTPFHELKKVSSGASFYEDRVYDPQSGLLLSENNHTGNSISYGYDGFHRKNRQTMMGKDYQLLYSDNDDTIDTLVYPARSAVSGSAPSLSVGYTYDNANRLNSVAIPGVGTTTYTYDISNTGETNAVSYPGQPKAMQQSVSSFGEKTALNHADGWNETNGYDLFGNITSQKRSGTNYGLFVYDKLSRIKEESVEGNVKQYAYDKRGNRQVYANAPVDILRSYEMKHDLFNRLQEYKDEKGTTTYTYYPGGLRATKQQTGSVTDTTHYVYLDGQVIEELTQDGRVKARNVFGNQLIWRKDYASNLEGNYYYNSHGDVVKIKAPNGNVLNTYDYDIWGNLIADKVKETISNPFMYAGEMFDKESGFYYLRARYYDPKIGRFISEDTYKGQVDNPLSLNRYTYVSNNPLRFVDPSGHYQCEGAISSCNKEISGNKYYKDLRDLSPEEQVQILEDPRYSEFDKARVSLLMMGRSIGLTSLSGVSNTTKVVSTSTTLKSTYTPTYKVNLQYFAGKRSKWWHPEYIDNLSSTDILFGVKKSRKGLSTLGSAKRADAWVAGRGWVGVDAKEIVDNGVLIGYSSNDGLRAFRLQYKKGDQMWRANFQLNTNKIGSTSKKAEVFNVHIDILD
- a CDS encoding Imm8 family immunity protein, whose protein sequence is MLVVKSLIQSYEDWGTDIDDFYISFEVDIGCKDIIGSADMFTFEVVSPKRLSKIVSDSNIEIGRGYLIMNDFNINQVQQVVNNIVKKCQNEDYNLAMKDISKYFRWQMDN
- a CDS encoding acetyltransferase, with the translated sequence MNTKTVVYEASYRDQLVDIWYRAVCRTHHFLAKEDIAFYKNMVKNEALSAVEVWMEINEKKEPVGFIGLDGAKIEMLFVDPEYHGKGIGRRLLEHAERKYGPNLKVDVNEQNEGAYAFYRRYGFVQTGRSELDGSGRSFPLIHLGLER
- a CDS encoding DUF4179 domain-containing protein, with translation MDNKLDDYKQAYHDIEIPEELAAVTEQAIGRGKLHRKRAQARTRWLKHAGVSAAAVFVLFTVSVNTIPAFASALENVPGLGKLVKILQFNKGSAGGGTPQDAVDVSFITVQKQGDRENIIINFTQDNEVQQNVSSFHVSFTEYPNTMTFAVGGARKFSAVKDFETLKQSPYIEDAYEIISLDDSLVRFNVTFKEAIAYKVKEYKQPAQVVITISPNEVTPEEQQPVYSVRTASVPYGEALGAMEEALLVADNMRVLKDKQGGYFVEAGYYRTEAEAQEKMKQLQNEFGVVEPLFVEKRGYLEVPGGIEAR
- a CDS encoding sigma-70 family RNA polymerase sigma factor; protein product: MNQTELAQRAISGDEDSFTLLIQENREKIYRMAFTYVRNKEDALEIVQETVYRAFISIHKLKQPQYFQTWLTKIAVNCALDHIRKAKKVVYMDKEHEGSYEQKPREDAIDLQDALGQLDEKSRTVIMLRYFEDMPIKDIADVLDIPLSSVKSIIYRGLEKLKVNIGERESLG